From Streptomyces griseorubiginosus, one genomic window encodes:
- a CDS encoding 1-hydroxy-2-methyl-2-butenyl 4-diphosphate reductase → MSTEPATAPLLIACALGIEHLALRTGERGGASGRGGAGGQVTLLRTGMGPKAAERSVTRRLADPALVGAAVIATGFCAGLAPGMHPGDLVVAEETRDPDGTVPCVETDLLVKELVRAVPGRTVHTGPLTGSDHVVRGHERSELLATGAIAVDMESAATLLSAVRAGERPVAAVRVVVDAPQHELVRIGTVRGGISAFRVLRSVLPAFYEWHRSLLLPRR, encoded by the coding sequence ATGAGCACCGAGCCCGCCACCGCCCCGCTGCTGATCGCCTGCGCCCTCGGCATCGAGCACCTCGCGCTGCGCACCGGAGAGCGCGGCGGGGCGAGCGGGCGCGGTGGGGCCGGCGGTCAGGTCACCCTGCTCAGGACGGGCATGGGCCCCAAGGCGGCGGAACGGTCCGTCACCCGGCGTCTGGCGGACCCCGCGCTCGTCGGGGCCGCCGTCATCGCCACTGGCTTCTGCGCCGGCCTCGCCCCCGGGATGCACCCCGGCGATCTGGTCGTCGCCGAGGAGACCCGGGATCCGGACGGAACCGTTCCCTGTGTGGAGACCGACCTACTCGTCAAGGAGCTCGTACGGGCCGTACCGGGACGTACCGTGCACACCGGACCCCTTACCGGCTCCGATCACGTCGTCCGCGGTCACGAGAGGTCGGAGCTGCTCGCGACCGGCGCGATCGCGGTCGACATGGAGTCCGCGGCCACGCTCCTGAGCGCCGTGCGCGCGGGCGAGCGCCCTGTTGCGGCCGTCCGGGTGGTCGTGGACGCTCCACAACATGAACTCGTCCGGATCGGCACGGTACGCGGTGGAATATCGGCCTTCCGCGTCCTTCGTTCCGTCCTTCCCGCTTTCTACGAATGGCACCGTTCCTTGCTGCTCCCCAGGAGGTGA